The Psychrobacter sp. LV10R520-6 genome includes a region encoding these proteins:
- the gspL gene encoding type II secretion system protein GspL — MLHVWLRAQHSSLAVWHADTKQWQSVDGWQQLHDVYSIRGHKSLCLYFPSSHVLQVDTALNTAQLKQLGSSGKQYLFEETSLTLVEQLLVRQMSHANAHCLYALAQSDIETWQQSATLAGLSIVALLPDFLLLPTPEEGAGQQVVLYQDEQTMLLRQSLLQGMAVSYLPLIFERLPHLSEVCVLPSIESSGSSSISSPTNASVNAFADVVDNDSSIALQKTTSASEPMSGTAVTTIAEQTAALIAEHKLLLTTLPTIPTPVDSPERHALNFFTKSSDSQLSPYLRVAMMVALSALVLQIATDGVQSYRYNEAAAATKIAVADQYQSWFPNEPLSTRTKLQVQLQPKLRSDSQAPASHMAVLARISPLIKQSSMQAQALVMQPSALSFTLIAPDRGSLDQFTSTLVAQGLTANLERVNSNEQGQFSGQITVNIMEDSATQNKMADS, encoded by the coding sequence GTGTTACACGTTTGGTTAAGAGCGCAGCATAGTTCGCTAGCTGTTTGGCATGCCGATACGAAACAGTGGCAGTCAGTCGATGGTTGGCAGCAGTTGCATGATGTTTATAGTATTCGTGGACATAAATCACTGTGTTTGTATTTTCCCTCAAGTCATGTATTACAAGTAGATACGGCGCTCAATACTGCCCAGCTTAAACAATTAGGCAGTAGCGGTAAGCAATATTTATTTGAAGAAACGTCATTAACGCTTGTCGAACAGCTGTTAGTCCGGCAAATGAGTCATGCCAATGCCCATTGTCTATACGCACTAGCTCAAAGCGATATTGAGACTTGGCAACAGAGTGCTACTCTCGCTGGCTTAAGCATTGTTGCGTTACTGCCTGATTTTTTATTGTTACCCACTCCAGAAGAGGGCGCCGGGCAGCAAGTTGTCTTATATCAAGACGAGCAGACGATGCTACTACGGCAATCGCTACTTCAAGGGATGGCAGTCAGCTACTTACCTTTAATTTTTGAAAGATTGCCGCATTTGAGCGAAGTTTGTGTGTTGCCATCTATTGAATCGTCTGGCAGCTCCTCAATCAGCTCTCCAACCAATGCTTCTGTTAATGCGTTTGCTGACGTTGTAGATAATGATAGTAGTATAGCTTTACAAAAGACCACATCAGCATCAGAACCCATGTCAGGAACAGCAGTAACCACTATTGCCGAGCAAACAGCAGCGCTTATAGCTGAGCACAAATTGCTATTAACCACGCTGCCCACTATTCCTACGCCTGTTGACAGTCCTGAGCGCCATGCGCTTAATTTCTTTACCAAATCATCGGACTCGCAGCTGTCTCCTTATCTACGCGTGGCGATGATGGTAGCGTTATCGGCATTAGTGCTACAAATTGCGACCGATGGTGTGCAAAGTTATCGCTATAACGAAGCGGCGGCTGCCACTAAGATAGCGGTTGCTGACCAGTATCAGTCTTGGTTCCCTAATGAACCACTCAGCACGCGTACCAAACTACAAGTGCAACTGCAACCAAAACTACGTAGCGACAGTCAAGCACCAGCCTCGCATATGGCGGTATTGGCACGAATATCACCACTGATTAAACAATCCTCAATGCAAGCGCAAGCCTTAGTTATGCAGCCGTCTGCGCTTAGCTTTACCTTGATTGCGCCGGATCGTGGTAGTCTTGATCAGTTTACCAGTACCCTGGTTGCACAAGGTTTGACTGCCAATTTAGAGCGGGTCAATAGTAATGAGCAAGGGCAGTTTAGTGGTCAAATCACAGTAAATATCATGGAAGACAGCGCTACACAGAATAAAATGGCTGACTCTTAA
- the gspM gene encoding type II secretion system protein GspM → MKLLQRRAKSRAKDSSSANVISERMNSYQNMLWTRWQALSSRDQVALGILLVFLLLFVGGYGGYSVHQAAKDSKSDYQEQIADYFWLRAQAGNINSNALSAANTQGGDAEMPPASSVSSLLNASSINNAQVVAAGGAVQLSFTHPSQAVVSAALGKLEQQGWQFTQLSIQQDLATKAIQVQAAVVS, encoded by the coding sequence ATGAAACTATTACAGCGTCGCGCCAAAAGTCGTGCTAAAGACAGTAGTTCTGCGAACGTCATATCAGAGCGTATGAACAGCTATCAGAATATGCTGTGGACACGCTGGCAAGCATTGTCATCACGTGATCAAGTTGCCTTAGGTATATTGTTAGTATTTTTACTGCTATTCGTTGGTGGCTATGGTGGCTATAGCGTTCATCAAGCGGCTAAAGACAGTAAGTCTGACTATCAAGAGCAGATCGCTGATTATTTTTGGCTACGTGCGCAAGCGGGCAATATTAATAGCAATGCTTTAAGCGCTGCTAATACGCAAGGCGGTGATGCAGAAATGCCACCTGCCAGTAGTGTCAGCTCGTTATTGAATGCCTCTAGTATCAATAACGCACAAGTGGTTGCTGCTGGGGGCGCGGTGCAACTGAGCTTTACTCATCCTAGTCAAGCGGTAGTGAGCGCGGCACTGGGCAAGCTTGAACAGCAAGGCTGGCAATTTACTCAGCTATCGATACAGCAAGATCTAGCCACTAAAGCTATTCAAGTACAAGCGGCGGTTGTCTCCTAA
- the sixA gene encoding phosphohistidine phosphatase SixA, which yields MKIILMRHGQAEDETRPDSARQLTGFGQQQAAQTADYITKSYAPDYFVVSPYDRAQQTLAQLQSCAPDVVTTVQDNITPPDDARTALAELANIEAECLVVVCHMSIVANIASLLTGDNPEGFSLGEARVFEMEFVMSGMANEIDRFIPVQPH from the coding sequence ATGAAAATTATATTGATGCGTCACGGTCAAGCAGAAGATGAAACGCGCCCAGATAGCGCGCGGCAATTGACTGGTTTTGGACAACAGCAAGCTGCGCAAACGGCAGATTATATTACTAAAAGCTACGCGCCAGATTATTTTGTAGTTAGTCCTTATGATAGAGCGCAGCAGACTCTAGCTCAATTGCAATCGTGCGCGCCTGACGTTGTCACCACTGTGCAAGATAATATTACGCCTCCTGATGACGCACGTACCGCTCTAGCCGAACTGGCGAATATTGAAGCAGAGTGTTTGGTGGTAGTGTGTCACATGTCTATCGTAGCTAATATTGCTAGCCTTCTGACTGGTGATAACCCTGAGGGCTTTTCTTTAGGTGAGGCCAGAGTGTTTGAAATGGAATTTGTAATGTCAGGAATGGCCAATGAAATTGACCGCTTTATTCCCGTTCAGCCGCATTAA
- a CDS encoding nitroreductase — protein sequence MSDNAQVTDEQLINWIKSRRSIGNLDIPAPTHTQIKAAIECAATAPDHKKLQPWRFIVTEGNARHQLGRAFLAAAEAKAAKESEVLSEKTQQKTYNMPLRAPVIITVVTKMQDHKKVPPFEQMLSAGAAVQNLILALKAQGFSTVWRTGLLCNEPAVKEYFGVAEDDYVLAFVYTGTSPCDKPVRKPMDIEPLLRFE from the coding sequence ATGTCAGATAACGCACAAGTCACTGACGAGCAGCTGATCAATTGGATTAAATCAAGACGCAGTATTGGCAATCTAGATATTCCTGCGCCCACTCATACCCAGATTAAAGCCGCCATTGAGTGTGCGGCTACTGCGCCTGATCACAAAAAGCTGCAACCGTGGCGCTTTATTGTCACTGAAGGTAATGCCCGTCATCAACTAGGGCGCGCATTCCTTGCTGCTGCTGAAGCGAAAGCGGCTAAAGAAAGTGAGGTGCTGTCTGAGAAAACTCAGCAAAAAACTTACAATATGCCGCTACGTGCCCCCGTTATTATTACTGTCGTTACTAAGATGCAAGACCATAAAAAAGTACCACCCTTCGAGCAAATGCTGAGCGCCGGTGCGGCAGTACAAAATCTTATTCTGGCTTTAAAGGCGCAAGGATTCAGTACCGTATGGCGTACGGGTCTGCTGTGTAACGAGCCTGCGGTGAAAGAATATTTTGGAGTTGCAGAAGATGATTATGTCCTGGCTTTTGTTTATACTGGCACCAGTCCCTGTGATAAACCCGTACGTAAACCTATGGATATTGAGCCGTTGCTACGCTTTGAGTAA
- a CDS encoding NAD(P)H-dependent glycerol-3-phosphate dehydrogenase — MTSSTDNNSKDTDASTDNSEAEKNTVEKQNSLLAGIIERAASGLGRKKLNPSTVETAVAKNMAQIHNNPAKLRLAFLGGGSFGTAMANLAARNGCDTTLWVRNKRTVKSMAKLRVNKKYLPGYKLDDRLKYSHDLEETVKDKDIIFIAVPSLAFRETLKSIAPFITGQSIVSLTKGMEKDTFAFMSDIIKNELPEVNFGVMSGPNLAIEIMKNMPSATVIASNSEPLRHAVQAALHSAFFRVFASDDVRGVELGGTLKNIYAIAMGMAAAYEVGENTKAMLLTRALAEMSRFGVETGANPLTFLGLSGVGDLYATCSSELSRNYRIGNMLGRGMSIDAAIKKLGQTAEGVNTIQQVHEKASKEGIYMPITHALYAVIYEDKAALGVALHLMEVGFRSDVEFVMPHDHSNAALTAQMQAASNNSVDDDSHTDAPDNELVKNKADKDKADKDNNVNKNKD; from the coding sequence ATGACCAGCTCAACTGATAATAATTCTAAAGATACAGATGCAAGTACTGACAATAGCGAAGCAGAGAAAAATACCGTTGAAAAACAAAATAGCCTACTGGCAGGTATCATTGAACGTGCTGCGTCAGGTCTTGGCCGTAAAAAACTGAATCCTAGTACCGTTGAGACTGCTGTAGCCAAAAACATGGCGCAAATCCACAATAACCCTGCTAAATTGCGCTTAGCCTTCTTAGGCGGCGGTAGTTTTGGGACGGCTATGGCAAACTTAGCCGCACGTAATGGCTGTGATACCACGCTATGGGTACGTAATAAGCGTACCGTCAAATCTATGGCCAAGCTACGGGTAAATAAAAAATATCTACCCGGCTATAAACTTGATGATCGCCTCAAATACAGCCATGATTTAGAAGAGACAGTCAAAGATAAAGACATCATCTTCATCGCTGTACCCAGTTTGGCTTTTCGTGAGACTTTAAAAAGTATCGCTCCTTTTATCACAGGGCAGTCGATCGTTTCACTGACCAAAGGTATGGAAAAAGATACTTTTGCCTTCATGAGTGACATCATCAAAAATGAGCTGCCTGAGGTCAATTTTGGAGTCATGTCAGGACCCAATTTAGCCATAGAAATTATGAAAAATATGCCGTCCGCAACCGTGATTGCCAGTAATTCTGAGCCATTACGTCATGCGGTACAAGCAGCGCTGCACAGTGCATTTTTTCGAGTATTTGCCAGTGATGATGTTCGCGGTGTTGAGCTTGGTGGCACGCTTAAAAATATCTATGCGATTGCGATGGGTATGGCAGCCGCTTATGAAGTGGGTGAAAATACCAAAGCGATGTTATTAACGCGTGCCTTAGCCGAGATGAGCCGTTTTGGGGTCGAAACGGGCGCTAATCCGCTGACATTCTTAGGCTTATCTGGCGTTGGCGATCTATATGCTACTTGTAGTTCAGAGTTAAGCCGTAATTACCGCATTGGCAATATGCTTGGTCGCGGTATGAGTATCGATGCTGCAATTAAGAAACTGGGTCAGACGGCTGAAGGGGTAAACACCATTCAGCAGGTGCACGAAAAAGCCAGCAAAGAGGGTATTTATATGCCCATTACCCATGCTCTATATGCGGTAATTTATGAAGATAAAGCCGCACTTGGCGTCGCTTTGCACTTGATGGAAGTGGGATTTCGTAGCGACGTCGAGTTTGTGATGCCTCATGACCATAGCAATGCCGCGCTCACGGCACAAATGCAAGCGGCAAGCAATAACTCGGTTGATGACGACTCGCACACTGATGCTCCCGACAATGAACTGGTTAAAAATAAAGCTGATAAAGATAAAGCTGATAAAGATAATAATGTTAATAAAAATAAAGACTAA